A window of the Cicer arietinum cultivar CDC Frontier isolate Library 1 chromosome 6, Cicar.CDCFrontier_v2.0, whole genome shotgun sequence genome harbors these coding sequences:
- the LOC101492402 gene encoding zinc finger CCCH domain-containing protein 53-like, with the protein MDGYEATRIVFSRIQNMDPENASKIMGVLLIQDHGEKEMIRLAFGPESLVHSVIFKARKELGLILPQPSNNNSPTTPSSTPPSPSPFLSRQNSTTTTTSSRLSNGFNLPPSLTIPNPSSSWATMSEFQNHDDPFYSNGVSDPIDDFQLQDQLSFLNDSSELFYTHSDMSSSPTPCGDSTLFSPSYGYGGSLHRRSCSVNDACLASEDPNSGLGWKPCLYFARGYCKNGTSCRFLHGGEADAGSIVGSPNKIEIMDSCHDQLFRSKQQRLAAASQLMASNSFXXSKKCMNFLLQQQQNDTQRAAAAALMMSEDLHKFGRSRLERNDFSLNSPTGMINPASRQIYLTFPADSTFREEDVSNYFSIYGPVQDVRIPYQQKRMFGFVTFVYPETVKLILSKGNPHFVCDARVLVKPYKEKGKIPDKKQMQQQVDRDFSPCGTPTGLDARDQYDLQLGGRMFYNTQDMLWRRKLEEQADLQQALELQSRRLMSLQLLDIKKQQHQRALSAGSPIPSPTHSPNMFNQNLVLPSFHRNSETSEENGSSTASISVSQQSVNVSAGKEIVVNGENGYSEGNGKQNSSHDEEIDLQECLEHNLPDSPFASPTKAAGDLMAPFSNGPYEAIDSDASANSKFSTSKLLSSSASALDMGSFKSYNCQLPRFSSGHGTIGMFAGTGGPIGI; encoded by the exons ATGGATGGTTATGAAGCTACTAGGATTGTATTTTCAAGGATCCAAAACATGGACCCTGAAAATGCTTCAAAAATCATGGGTGTACTTTTGATTCAAGACCATGGTGAAAAAGAAATGATTAGATTAGCATTTGGTCCTGAATCACTTGTTCATTCAGTGATTTTCAAAGCTAGAAAAGAGTTAGGATTAATATTACCACAACCTTCTAATAATAACTCTCCAACAACACCTTCTTCAACTCCTCCATCTCCATCACCTTTCCTTTCAAGACAaaactcaacaacaacaacaacttcTTCAAGGCTTAGTAATGGTTTCAACCTTCCTCCTTCTTTAACCATTCCTAACCCTTCATCTTCTTGGGCTACTATGTCTGAGTTTCAAAACCATGATGACCCTTTTTACTCAAATGGAGTCTCAGATCCAATTGATGATTTTCAACTACAAGACCAGCTTTCTTTCTTGAATGATAGTTCTGAACTTTTTTACACTCATTCAGATATGTCTTCAAGTCCAACACCTTGTGGTGACTCtactctcttttctccttcttaTGGCTATGGAGGGTCTCTTCATAGAAGGAGTTGTTCTGTTAATGATGCTTGTTTAGCTTCTGAGGACCCTAATTCTGGGTTGGGTTGGAAACCTTGTCTTTATTTTGCTAGAGGGTACTGTAAAAATGGTACTAGTTGTAGGTTCCTTCATGGAGGAGAAGCTGATGCAGGTTCAATTGTTGGGTCTCCTAACAAGATTGAGATTATGGACAGCTGTCATGACCAACTCTTTAGATCTAAACAACAAAGATTGGCTGCTGCTTCTCAACTCATGGCCTCTAACTCTTTCNNNN ACTCAAAAAAGTGCATGAATTTTCTCTTACAGCAGCAACAAAATGATACTCAAAG GGCAGCAGCTGCAGCACTCATGATGAGTGAGGACTTGCACAAATTTGGAAGATCAAGGCTTGAAAGAAATGATTTTTCTTTGAATAGTCCTACTGGAATGATTAACCCTGCTTCAAGACAGATTTACTTGACTTTTCCAGCTGATAGTACTTTTAGAGAGGAAGATGTTTCCAATTACTTCAG CATTTATGGTCCTGTTCAAGATGTGAGGATTCCATATCAGCAGAAGCGTATGTTTGGCTTTGTTACTTTTGTTTATCCAGAGACAGTGAAGTTGATTTTATCAAAAGGAAACCCTCATTTTGTATGTGATGCTCGAGTACTTGTTAAGCCTTACAAGGAGAAGGGAAAAATTCCAGACAA GAAGCAGATGCAACAGCAGGTAGATAGAGACTTTTCACCTTGTGGCACTCCTACTGGACTTGATGCTAGAGACCAATATGATCTTCAACTTG GTGGAAGAATGTTCTACAATACTCAAGACATGTTGTGGAGAAGGAAGCTAGAGGAACAAGCTGATCTACAACAAGCTCTTGAACTTCAAAGTAGGAGGTTAATGAGTTTGCAACTTCTTGACATCAAGAAACAGCAACACCAACGCGCACTTTCCGCCGGAAGTCCAATTCCTTCTCCGACTCACTCTCCTAACATGTTCAATCAAAATCTTGTTCTTCCTTCTTTTCACAGAAACTCAGAGACCTCAGAAG AGAATGGTTCTAGTACTGCCTCAATTTCTGTTAGTCAACAGTCAGTCAACGTTTCTGCTGGTAAGGAAATTGTGGTCAATGGTGAAAATGGATATAGTGAAGGAAATGGCAAGCAAAACTCAAGTCATGATGAAGAGATTGATTTACAAGAATG TTTGGAGCATAATCTTCCTGATAGCCCTTTTGCTTCCCCTACAAAAGCTGCTGGAGACTTAATGGCTCCCTTCTCTAATGGACCTTATGAGGCCATTGATTCAGATGCATCTGCTAACTCTAAATTTAGCACTAGTAAATTACTTTCATCTTCAGCATCTGCTCTTGATATGGGATCTTTTAAATCCTATAACTGCCAATTACCAAG GTTCTCCTCTGGCCATGGAACTATTGGGATGTTTGCCGGCACCGGTGGACCGATTGGCATATAG